The following are from one region of the Coccinella septempunctata chromosome 7, icCocSept1.1, whole genome shotgun sequence genome:
- the LOC123317136 gene encoding pickpocket protein 28-like, which yields MEGAPDNYKVYPETNPSAKSNKKHTILYKLRTHFKSYCNHTSIHGFQYFGQNRTIFEKCWWIFIFICIISGCGYGIYLIYNKWQQSPVIVSLTTRDTPIYQVPFPAVTICPTIRFFKKCMNYGVLFKNVTEGNLNKHNISSWTKNEKNLLHYMIPLCKRNDALHELIDEPTSSDEIYEAIRNCSPFVSGEGVTVHFMNEILTFNSSFNQLFTEDGLCFSFNMLSTENIFKNTTNFKRGSSSSSGPKSFWIPQQGYSIDADLDTFPRRALLSGAANSLEIKLRHRKEDIDYVCTGAEQGYKVILHLPTRVPRPTLEYNMAPFGKSTTIRVDPHMMSTSTVVKSYDPKKRDCYFSEEKYLQYFNIYSKTNCDFECITNYTLKECGCVPFHMPREISTPLCGIGMRGCVIFAAEKYNLMKLKSKLKESKRADSSTRMFSTFTEVAFDNNTDANETENVGSRKKRQVEPLLEDADEDEARCSCMRSCSDITYKGSASTTDYNWRESSVEEYSNVSSEYDYSLITIYLDTNVLFTTERNELYGPTDFLSNFGGLLGLFTGFSILSFMEIIYFCSLRIVGNQRIVGRWYGDKEE from the exons ATGGAAGGTGCTCCAGATAACTACAAAGTATATCCAGAGACAAATCCGTCCGCGAAATCCAATAAAAAACACACGATCCTTTATAAACTCCGAACCCACTTCAAATCCTATTGCAATCATACTAGCATTCATGGATTCCAATATTTTGGACAGAATAGAACAATTTTTGAGAA GTGTTGGTGGATTTTCATCTTTATCTGCATCATAAGCGGCTGTGGCTATGGGATTTACCTCATATACAATAAATGGCAGCAGAGCCCAGTGATTGTGTCTCTAACCACTAGAGACACCCCGATATACCAAGTACCCTTTCCTGCCGTCACAATATGTCCTACGATAAGATTCTTCAAAAAATGTATGAATTATGGTGTTCTCTTCAAGAATGTAACTGAAGGAAATTTGAACAAACATAACATAAGCAGCTGGACCAAAAACGA aaaaaatttgtTGCATTATATGATCCCCCTATGCAAGAGAAATGATGCTTTACATGAACTAATAGATGAACCAACCAGTTCAGATGAAATATATGAGGCGATAAGAAAT tGTTCCCCCTTCGTATCAGGAGAAGGAGTTACTGTTCatttcatgaatgaaattcttACTTTCAATAGCTCATTCAATCAACTCTTCACTGAAGATGGCCTCTGCTTTTCATTCAACATGTTATCTACCGAGAATATATTCAAGAATACAAC GAATTTCAAAAGGGGTAGTAGCAGTAGTTCTGGACCTAAGTCGTTTTGGATTCCGCAGCAAGGCTATTCTATTGATGCAGATTTGGATACATTCCCTAGAAGAGCTTTGCTATCAGGAGCAGCTAATTCGTTAGAAATCAAATTGAGACATAGAAAGGAAGATATTGACTATGTATGTACTGGGGCTGAACAAGGATATAAG GTCATCCTCCACTTACCCACAAGGGTGCCTAGACCAACTTTGGAATACAACATGGCACCCTTCGGCAAATCAACCACTATAAGAGTGGATCCCCATATGATGTCAACATCTACAGTAGTGAAATCATATGATCCCAAGAAACGAGACTGCTATTTCTCGGAAGAAAAATACTTGCAATACTTCAACATTTACTCCAAGACAAACTGCGACTTTGAATGCATCACAAATTACACTTTGAAGGAATGCGGCTGTGTGCCTTTCCATATGCCTA GGGAAATTTCGACTCCTTTATGTGGAATAGGAATGAGAGGATGTGTCATTTTTGCTGCAG AGAAATACAATTTGATGAAActgaaatcaaaattgaaagaGTCAAAAAGGGCAGATTCTTCCACGAGAATGTTTTCAACATTCACAGAAGTGGCTTTTGATAACAACACAGATGCTAACGAAACCGAAAACGTTGGATCTAGGAAGAAGAGGCAAGTGGAACCGCTTCTTGAGGATGCAGATGAGGATGAAGCTAGATGTTCCTGCATGAGGTCTTGCAGTGATATCACATATAAAGGAAGTGCTAGTACAACTGATTATAATTGGAGAGAATCAAGTGTTGAAGAGTATTCTAATGTTAGTTCCGA GTATGATTACTCCCTCATCACTATATATTTGGATACCAACGTTCTATTCACAACCGAAAGGAATGAACTCTATGGTCCCACAGATTTTCTTAGTAATTTTGGAGGATTGCTCGGACTTTTCACGGGATTCTCAATACTTTCCTTTATGGAAATCATATATTTCTGTTCCTTGAGAATTGTCGGAAACCAAAGAATTGTAGGCAGATGGTATGGAGATAAAGAAGAGTGA
- the LOC123316813 gene encoding pickpocket protein 28-like — protein MEMRSVEIEETNHVGSKNAKEKTTFQHIKTYLKEYCDVSSIQGLSYLTKDDNSLFERCWWTVVFLCCLSGCTYMIYEVCKKWVETPVLVSLATKDTPIHKVPFPAVTICPESKISRSCVNYSKVLRLRKAGRGDEVSPLENEYFDNMALLCRASNYGNSSDNDPLDDYSDFLDKCKSVTLENSHCKFGEKIMPCDKLLQPIITDEGLCYTFNMFDVRDIYSDLNRMKYFSSNVPPANWDVDDGYPDDVPTSRDYPVRVLGSGNKNSLVVVLLTKKTNVYYSCRDFSLQGMRVTLHMPARIPRPNQVFFPVGLNELVYAQVTPTLMGTTPKIRDYGPHKRNCFFGKERKLRYFKLYTQSNCNLECWTNYTIQECGCVHFYMPRDARTSICPISKRSCLQTAAETYAVSDFPQQYHQGKQSKGNLTADCDCLPICSDLNYNAETSRGKWNWDDPNGANVGDLKKYFVDHYASAVKINFKSTFFLPTEKSELYGIVDFLSNTGGILGLFTGFSLVSLVEIIYFMSIKLIANYKKYGYWAGRRDLIDN, from the exons ATGGAGATGCGAAGTGTTGAAATTGAAGAAACGAATCACGTGGGTTCGAAAAATGCAAAGGAAAAAACTACTTTTCAACACATTAAAACTTATTTGAAAGAGTATTGTGATGTATCGAGCATACAAGGACTTTCTTATTTGACGAAGGATGATAATTCTCTCTTCGAAAG GTGCTGGTGGACCGTAGTTTTCTTATGCTGCTTGAGTGGGTGTACATATATGATTTATGAAGTCTGCAAGAAATGGGTAGAAACCCCCGTCCTCGTGTCTCTGGCCACCAAAGATACTCCCATACACAAAGTGCCATTTCCTGCTGTCACAATATGTCCGGAATCAAAAATATCTAGGTCTTGCGTGAACTACTCGAAAGTTTTAAGGCTGAGGAAAGCAGGAAGGGGTGACGAAGTATCTCCTTTAGA AAATGAATACTTCGACAACATGGCTCTCCTATGTAGGGCAAGCAACTATGGCAATTCATCGGATAACGATCCCTTGGACGACTATTCTGATTTTCTGGACAAG TGCAAAAGCGTCACCTTGGAAAATTCACATTGCAAATTCGGTGAGAAAATCATGCCATGCGACAAATTATTGCAACCCATAATAACCGATGAAGGTCTATGTTACACCTTCAATATGTTCGATGTCAGAGACATTTACAGTGACTTGAA tcgtatgaaatatttttcctccAATGTTCCTCCGGCGAATTGGGATGTGGACGACGGATATCCTGATGACGTCCCAACAAGCAGGGATTATCCTGTTCGTGTCCTTGGCAGTGGCAATAAAAACTCACTGGTGGTTGTCCTGCTAACAAAGAAAACGAATGTGTATTATTCATGCAGGGATTTTTCCCTTCAGGGTATGAGG GTCACCCTACACATGCCTGCAAGAATTCCAAGACCCAATCAAGTTTTCTTTCCTGTTGGTCTCAATGAATTGGTATATGCTCAAGTAACACCCACACTAATGGGAACTACACCAAAAATAAGAGATTATGGACCACATAAGAGAAATTGCTTTTTTGGAAAGGAGAGAAAGCTGAGATATTTTAAGCTATACACCCAATCGAACTGCAACTTAGAATGCTGGACCAACTACACAATTCAAGAATGCGGATGCGTTCATTTTTATATGCCGC gaGATGCCAGAACAAGTATTTGTCCCATATCGAAAAGAAGCTGTCTTCAAACTGCTGCAG aGACTTATGCAGTATCTGATTTTCCACAACAGTACCATCAGGGTAAACAATCGAAAGGAAACCTGACAGCCGATTGCGATTGTCTTCCGATATGTTCAGATCTCAATTACAACGCAGAAACGTCGAGAGGAAAATGGAATTGGGATGATCCCAACGGAGCTAATGTTGGAgacttgaaaaaatattttgttga TCACTATGCCTCAGCAGTGAAGATCAATTTCAAAAGCACATTTTTCCTACCAACCGAGAAGAGTGAATTATATGGAATTGTAGATTTCCTCTCAAATACTGGAGGTATCCTTGGACTTTTCACCGGATTCTCTCTAGTTTCTTTGGTTGAAATTATCTACTTCATGTCTATAAAGTTGATTGcgaattataaaaaatatggGTACTGGGCTGGTCGAAGGGATTTAATTGATAATTAA